A segment of the Desulfofundulus kuznetsovii DSM 6115 genome:
GAGCAGTTGCTGTTGTCAAAACAAAAAGAATTAGCTGAGGTAGAGAACAAGTACAGGCAGGAAATTGCGGCCCTGAAGAAACGGCTAAAAGAGCTGGAGAGCCGTCCGCAGCCCGAAATCGTCGAAAAGGTTGTAGAAAAAATTGTTTTGAAACCTGATCCAGCCCAGGAGGCCGCCCTGGAAGTGGCCAGGAAAGAGGTAAATCGGTTAGCTGAAGAACTGCAGAAAGTCCTGGAAGATAAAGAATACCAGCAAGCCAGTATTAATTCTTTGCAAAAAGAGAACGAACTCCTGAAAAAGCGTGTTGCCCATCTCGAAAAAGGCACTGAAACAACCCGCCGGATAAAAGAAAAGGCCCTGCCGGTACCGCTGAAGAATGAATTTGACAAGATAGGCTCGCTGAGCACGGATCTTTTGCTTTTACTGGACAGGGTTTTGAGTAGTCCCGATCTGGACGAGCTCGCCGGTATGGTCAGGGCCGGCGGGGTGGTCGTAACTGGCGATCCTGAAGAAAAGCTTGTAGCGTTGGCCGGCCACTTTGACGCCGGAACGCTTTTTGTTTTTACCGTGGGTGTTTTGAGGCAGCTTGCTGTAAAGGCCCACCATGCGGCTGAACGGCTGGAGAGCGCGTTCAAGTCACAGCCGCACCTGAAAGTTGTTAAGAGGGAAGGGGGGAATAGCGGTGCGTAGAAGAGGAATCAGTATGGCTGAATTGTTCTTAAGGTTGCTTGTTAAACACCACCCGAAAGGCGTCTCCACTGCGTTTGCAGCGAAGAAACTGTACGGCAGCGCTTCGGACAGAAACAAGCGGAAAGTATACCGTCTGGCCAAGGCGCTACGCGACATGAATTACGTTGTCTACGGCAACGAAGGCATTTACAAGCTGGCCAGCGACGACCCGAATTTCCTGTTCGCTGTCAACCAGAAGCGCGGGAAAAATACGGTGGGAACGGTGTATTCCCAGGTGCGGCTGTTGATCGAAAACTATCGTGCCAATCCGGACCCGGCGCTGCTGGCCGAGTTGGACAGTTTGCGAGAATGGTTAACGAAAGAACTGGTAAATGTAGTTTCCCACCTTAAGGGAGAGATTTGAGCAGTCCGGTTTAACCGGGCTTTTCGTTTTTCAGGGGTGGTTTTTTGCGGGGCGAAGAAGAACTTAACAGGCTACTGTTTGGTCTGGCCCGGACGGGAGGCAGGTTTGTCAGGAGGGCGCTCATAACCGTAATCGGTCCGTATTTGCCAGTGATTTTTATATTTCTGGCATTTGCAGTCATTTTAATTCTCCTGGTTGGTGCGGTTTACAGTGCCTTTCCCGGGGACAAATCAAAGAACATACCGGCCATACTCGCAGGAGTGAGAGAAAGCGAAAAGGACAAACAGATGCTGGAGAAGTACACATCTCTCTGCGGGAAATGGAACAGGAAGGACACCTGGATAGTGAACCCCGGGAAGCCTTCTACACCCAATGGGCCGAACTACGAATCTTCTCCTGAAAACCCGTATCATCCGGGCCGGGGCAAGGTGGAATTTGTCGGTGAGATGATCGACAGGTACCGCCACGACCTGGACCTGAAGCTCACCTGGGGGGAGGCGCACGCGGCGGCCCTCTTCAGGGCATACGCTCTAAAGAGGCCGGAAATTACGGACGATGAGATGGAGAAAGTTGTAAAGGACCTGCACCCGTATTTTTACTATAAGGAATCCGAGGTAATAGTCTGCGGCAAGGACGGGCGCGAGAAGGAAACCGTTTATCTTCTGGTCGAAGCATACACGATCAGGGGGCATTTTCAGTTCCATTACGAGTGGGTTACCGAAACCCATGGCGAAGGAGAAAGTGCTTACACCATCACTTATGAAAGGTTTAAGGGCATGCAGCAGATCCTCCCGAACCAGTGGCAGAGGTTGGAGGACTGGATGAAGGATGAATACAAAGTGGGTGATAAGGACATAACCCTGGCCCGGACGGCCGTCTGGGAGGCGTCCAGGGGGTTTGATGAGGGCAGGGAGTGGCTGGAGTGGCTTTTGAACAACTACAGTGCCGGTTCCTTCGCATCGTTCGCGATGGTGCCGCCGGAGTACGTGCCGTTTTTGAAAGAAGCCGAGGAGAGGTTCGGGGTACCCGCGTGGTTCCTGGCGGCACTGTTCCAGTCCGAATCGTCCTGGGACCCCATGGTAGTCAATACCCGTACAGGCTGCTTCGGAATATCCCAGCAGCACCCGGATTACTGGAGAGAAAGGTGGATAAGGCTCGGTTTCGAGCCGCCGGAACTCTACCAGTGGGACCCCAGGGCGCAGATACTGGCCGGGGCGATGGTCATAGCCGACTACCTGGGCGACCCGAAACAGATAGACTGGAACGGCGATCTGAAGAAGGACGACAGGGTGATAAGGGCCATAGCGCACTACAAAGGCTGGGCGAACTGGCCGAACCTGACATGGGAATATCTCGAAGCCAACGCCGGGATGGACAAGGATATAGCGGAAGAGAAGAAGCAGATAGAGATAGTCCTCGGTTTTGCTGAAGGCATGCAGGCAGGAGCGGGGTGGCCCGTGCCGGGGTACAGGGAAATATCCTCCCGTTTCGGCTGGCGCATCCACCCGGTTACAGGCAAGTTGAAATTCCACGAAGGTATAGACATACCTGCGCCTGAAGGGACGCCGGTGGTATCGGTTTCCGGCGGGGTGGTGACGTACGCGGGCTGGAACGACGGTTACGGGAACTGCGTAACAGTGCGTGACGGCCAGCACCTGTACCAGTACGCACACTTGAGCCGGATTGACGTGACGGAAGGCCAGACCGTGCAGCCGGGACAGTTAATAGGTGCGGTAGGCAGTACGGGTGTATCAACCGGGCCGCACCTGCACTTTGGAGTGAAGGACCTGACCCGGGACTGCTGGATAGACCCCGAGTTAATCGTGCGATTGCAGTAGTTCCAGGCATGTGCCTGGGCTTTTTCTTTTTCCGGGGGGTGATTTTTATTGCGCATTCTGCTGGCCACCGGTTTTAGCAACATTGAAAGAGAATTGCAAGATATTTTGACATCCCGCGGGGACGAGTGCTGGAGATGCTACCACCGGCAGGCAGTAGTTCCCGCGGCAGAAGAGTACAGCGCGGAAGTGGTAGTGCTCTCTCCTGCGCTTGAAGGCAGCTCTGATCTCGTGGAAACGGTGATACTCCCGCTGAGGCAGAAGGGGATCCGCGTGATCTTTCTGCCCGGCGGAGTGGATATGCCGGATACCAGGGAGTGGCTGAAACGGTTGGTGCCGTATGGAATATACTGCTACGTCTTTGACCCGGTTTCCCCCCAAAAAGTGATACAGAGAATCGAAAAGCCCGGCAGCCTGGGAGACATTCCAGTGGCAATCAGAGAATCAGCCAGGGAGGTATCAGTAAATATTTCAGCGCCGCTGGACGAAGCGTTCGAAGAAGCCGGATTTATGCTGGAACGGGAAAAGTCCCGGAAGAGGCGGGAAGATGTCCGCAGTGTTTTTAGTCTGTTCGGGAAAGCGGGCGTGGAACCCGAAGAGGCGGCAGTGGAAGGAATGGCGGTACAGGGCGTCTCCGGGGAGTCCCGGAGAGAAAAAACCGGATTGGCGCACGCCGTCCTTCGTTTCTTGGGAAAGTCCCGGACAGGTGAGGCTACTTTAAAGCCCTGTAATGCATCTTGCGATTCGGAAGGTCAGATTGAAAAAGCACTATTTTTGGCTGAACAAGAAGATGAATGTTGCGCACTGTCATCTGCTGACAAGTCTGAAGGGGAGCAGGTGACGGGGGGAAGTACAGGTTCAAATCCGACCGCTGCTTCGGAAAGTAACTTCTACTACGAAATGACCCCTTATATGAAAGACTCGGAAAAAAGGAAGCCGGAAAAGATACCGGACAGTTCAGTAAAAAATGGTGGGGAGCCGGGTGTTAAGGTATTTTGTAAAACTTTGTCCGTAGTCGGGGCAACTCTCATAGCGGTAGCGTCGCCAGTGAGTTCCGGAGGAGCAACCACCTTTACTGTGCATTTAGCCCGGAGGCTTGCCGAAAAGAAGAGAGTTTCCGCATTTGACTGCGACCTGAGCGGGAAAGGACTGGGGGTGCGTTTTAATATAAGGGATTCAAAACTCAGGGATTGGAGAAAAGGAGGGTTGCCGGCAGATGCTGGAGGTGTTACCGTGTACCCGCTGGAGCCGACATGCGGCGAAACCGTGGACGAAACCCGGTTGTTCCGCGCGCTGGCGGGGGCCGCTTGCGGAGCCGATTGTCTCGTGGTAGACCTGGGGTCGGATCTGGAAAGCTGGTGGTTCCGGTATGTGTTGAGGATGGCCAGTGTGGTCTTCTGGGTGGTCAGGGACGACCCGCTGGTTCTGGAGAGGGCAAGGTCACGCTGGACGAGCCGTCCCAGGGCCGGGTGCAGGGAATTTTTGATTTTGTATGGTTCGGGAAATCCCCGTGAAATGGAAGCGATGTTCTTACTGCCGTGTTTGCAGGTGGAGAAGAAGAAAAGCATGAAACAGGTGGTTGAACTTTTAGAAGGCAATCTTTCCAGAGGGCCGAGGGTTCTGGTGGTAGGTTTTAAAGAAGTTCCTGAGTACGGGGATCTGGTTTGCGACGTATTTGACAGCGTCGAGGCGGCTGGTGCCTGGATTGAGAGTAATGTTCCCGATATAGCTTTGCTTTCGGAAAATCTTGATGACCTGCCTTTGATTGAGTTTGATTTAAAAAAGCTCGGAGTACCGGTAATAAAAACGAAAGAAACAGACCTTGGAAGGTGTTTACAGGAACTGAAGGAAGGGGGCAATCAACTTGGAGGGGTTAGAATTTGAAAAGGGCAACTGGCTGGAGCACATTGAACGCGAGAAAGAAAAAATTATAGAAGAGATCGCCGCGCAATTATCCCGGGAACACCCGGAGTTGTTTGAGAGCGGGTCTTTTACTGGACAGAAACATACTGACGCAGAAGCGGTCATACGGAATGCCGTTTTAACCAGACAGGATTTAGCTCCGGATGAAATTGAGGATGTCGTCAAAGCTATAGCGGGTCAGATAACGGGTTACGGCGTTTTACAGGAATTTTTCGTCGGCCCCGGCGCAGAAGAAGTAACGGAGGTTTTCGTCAATCCTTCGCCCGACGGAGTGCCCAGGGTCTTCTATGGCAAGCACGGCAAATCCTGGCCCGCCGGGGGGCAGTACTTTAAAAATAACGAGGAAGCATTGAGGTACTGCCAGAAGATATGCGAGGACGCCGGCCGGCCTTTCACGGGAGACGCGCCCATCGTGGACGCCTGGCTGAAAGACGGCAGCCGGATTGCAGTGATGGGCTTCAAAGTCAGCCCTTTGGGCGTGGCATTCACCATACGGAAGTCACCCGTTACGAGGCCGCCCATGCCGCTGGAGAGACTGGTGGAATTCGGCATGTTACCTCAGTTTGCAGCTGACCTTCTGGTTGACCTTCTGGTTTTAGGTCATGCCAACGTAGGGTTCTTCGGGCGTACGGACTCCGGGAAAACCACATTCATGAGGGCGTTGGGGCTGTTTATCGACCCGGAAGAAAGGGTCTTTATAGCGGAGACGAGTTTTGAAATCTTCATGCCCAATCTTCCGAACTGCATCAATCTGGTAGAGGTTGTATACGGGGACAAAACGATTGTAGATATGACGCAGCTGTGTAAAACGATGAACCGGAACAACCCGGACAGGGCGTGGGTGGGTGAACTCCGGTCGAGGGAGATAATTGCGGCATCGCAGATTGCCTCTTCCACGTCCGGAGGGTTCTGGACAACGGGTCACGCCGGGAACGTGAACGGCCTGCGTACCCGTCTGTGGGGTATGTTCATGGACGGAGGAGTGAACCTGCCCAGGGAGTTTCTGGACGAAGTAATTGCCAGCATGTTTCATTTTGTAGTGTTCCTGGACAAAGAAACGCTTACCAAAGACAGGAAGCGCACTCTCATGGAAGTAGTAGAGGTGGTGCCCGGGGAAGGGTATCGCACAATCATCAGGTTCGATAAAGATGAGTTTGCCGCATCTGGCGGTAAAACGCGGCGGTGGGTGTATGAAAATCCCGTAACCCGGGAGAGGTTATCCATGCTTGCTTTCAGGGGAGCGAGGATTAAACCTGAATATGAATCTGTTAAAGACAGGTACCTGTATTAGGGGGGATGTAATTATGCTGACCTTACTGCTCCTGTTGAGCTTGTTTTTTCTGTTCTACATCCTGACAGGGGGCAAACTGCCGGATGTTACCAGCAACAGGGAGATGGTATTGCGCTATGTATTTTCAGGAGCCGGGGCGGTGACTTTTTTTATCGTAGCCCTGGTTCTGTTTCAGACGCCTGTAACTGCCCTTATCTGGGGGTTTCTGGGCTGGCATGTTCCGGGATGGGTTATAAAATCCCTTGAAGGGAAAAAACAGACCAGGCTGAAGAACATGGCCAAGGATTTTGTAGCTTCCGCTGCGGGCCTTTATGCCGTAGGGCAGACGAGTTCCGACGTGGTGAGGGTGATGGCGGACAGGCTGCCGGAACCTTTTGCTGCGGACTTTAAGGAGATGATAGCTGCCAGAAACATGAGCCCCCATGCTTCGTACCCGGTCATGTTCAACAAACTGGCCGCTAAATATAACCTTTCGGAATTTGAAGCCGTATCGGCGATTCTGGCTGCGTCCGAGAGGGCCGGTGGGCCTGTATCGGCTTCAAAAGGACTGAAGAGGCTGGGGCACGCGCTGAGGCAGCGCGACAGGCTCCTGGCGGAAAGGGCCAAGGCGACGATGGAACCGAAGATTGCCGCCTTCGTGGTTATTTTCATATTGCTGGCAGGGCTGCTGGCGGATGCCACGTTGTTCAGGCCGCTGTTTGAAGGCCCGGGAAAGGTTGTTATGGCGGCGAGTTCAGCCCTTCTGGTGGGGCTTATTTTTATGGTGAGAAGTATTGTCCGGTCTGATGATCTGGCTTAGAGGAAGGAGGCTGGCCGCGTCGTGTTGTTGGGATTGGGACTGTTTGCCTGCCTGTTGATAGCGTTTATATTGCTGTGTGTTTCTTTTGATGATCATGAGGTGAGCCCGGCCGCCCTGGCGGTAGACTCGGTTAAAAGGAGGATAAATGCCCGGCTGACCGGGGGGAGCAGGGGCGAGATCCTGGCGATTATCGGTAAAGGAACCAGAGACGTTCTGAAAACCGGGATTGTGACCGGGTTTGGTTTGGGTTTATTAATCTGCATGGTATCCTTCAAATTTGCGGGCCCGTTTTCGCTGGTACTGGGTTTTGGTGGT
Coding sequences within it:
- a CDS encoding M23 family metallopeptidase; translated protein: MRGEEELNRLLFGLARTGGRFVRRALITVIGPYLPVIFIFLAFAVILILLVGAVYSAFPGDKSKNIPAILAGVRESEKDKQMLEKYTSLCGKWNRKDTWIVNPGKPSTPNGPNYESSPENPYHPGRGKVEFVGEMIDRYRHDLDLKLTWGEAHAAALFRAYALKRPEITDDEMEKVVKDLHPYFYYKESEVIVCGKDGREKETVYLLVEAYTIRGHFQFHYEWVTETHGEGESAYTITYERFKGMQQILPNQWQRLEDWMKDEYKVGDKDITLARTAVWEASRGFDEGREWLEWLLNNYSAGSFASFAMVPPEYVPFLKEAEERFGVPAWFLAALFQSESSWDPMVVNTRTGCFGISQQHPDYWRERWIRLGFEPPELYQWDPRAQILAGAMVIADYLGDPKQIDWNGDLKKDDRVIRAIAHYKGWANWPNLTWEYLEANAGMDKDIAEEKKQIEIVLGFAEGMQAGAGWPVPGYREISSRFGWRIHPVTGKLKFHEGIDIPAPEGTPVVSVSGGVVTYAGWNDGYGNCVTVRDGQHLYQYAHLSRIDVTEGQTVQPGQLIGAVGSTGVSTGPHLHFGVKDLTRDCWIDPELIVRLQ
- a CDS encoding CpaF/VirB11 family protein, which translates into the protein MEGLEFEKGNWLEHIEREKEKIIEEIAAQLSREHPELFESGSFTGQKHTDAEAVIRNAVLTRQDLAPDEIEDVVKAIAGQITGYGVLQEFFVGPGAEEVTEVFVNPSPDGVPRVFYGKHGKSWPAGGQYFKNNEEALRYCQKICEDAGRPFTGDAPIVDAWLKDGSRIAVMGFKVSPLGVAFTIRKSPVTRPPMPLERLVEFGMLPQFAADLLVDLLVLGHANVGFFGRTDSGKTTFMRALGLFIDPEERVFIAETSFEIFMPNLPNCINLVEVVYGDKTIVDMTQLCKTMNRNNPDRAWVGELRSREIIAASQIASSTSGGFWTTGHAGNVNGLRTRLWGMFMDGGVNLPREFLDEVIASMFHFVVFLDKETLTKDRKRTLMEVVEVVPGEGYRTIIRFDKDEFAASGGKTRRWVYENPVTRERLSMLAFRGARIKPEYESVKDRYLY
- a CDS encoding type II secretion system F family protein, with translation MLTLLLLLSLFFLFYILTGGKLPDVTSNREMVLRYVFSGAGAVTFFIVALVLFQTPVTALIWGFLGWHVPGWVIKSLEGKKQTRLKNMAKDFVASAAGLYAVGQTSSDVVRVMADRLPEPFAADFKEMIAARNMSPHASYPVMFNKLAAKYNLSEFEAVSAILAASERAGGPVSASKGLKRLGHALRQRDRLLAERAKATMEPKIAAFVVIFILLAGLLADATLFRPLFEGPGKVVMAASSALLVGLIFMVRSIVRSDDLA